The Tenacibaculum jejuense genome includes a window with the following:
- the atpB gene encoding F0F1 ATP synthase subunit A → MMIAKKSIKFVAILALVFTSFNVFAGGGETPSKGGQINTPESIKGYIKHHLADSHDFTLYSYTNDAGERKHVGFPLPVIVWTSKGLKTFMSSAFHHNDDGHVVVERGGVKFAKIHSKIYELDADAEHVKLDEAHHATNAHKVLDFSITKSVFGMLFAGLLMFLGFGSLAKGYKKGAIPTGVGRVLEPLVLYVRDEIARPNIGEKKYKKFMPYLLTVFFFIWILNLLGLTPIGFNVTGQIAVTMCLALFTAIIYLTNGSKDFWAHTLWMPGVPVVLRPILAVIELVGFVLIKPFSLLVRLFANITAGHFVVMSLIALMIVLKKDFGPIASTGMSFVLATFIMVIEVLVAFLQAFIFTMLSALFIGMAVEEHEHDHAHH, encoded by the coding sequence ATGATGATAGCAAAAAAATCTATCAAGTTTGTAGCAATACTAGCATTAGTATTTACTTCATTTAACGTATTCGCTGGAGGAGGAGAAACTCCAAGCAAAGGAGGACAGATTAATACTCCTGAATCTATTAAAGGCTATATCAAACACCACTTAGCCGATTCACACGATTTTACATTGTATTCGTATACAAATGATGCAGGTGAAAGAAAACATGTTGGTTTTCCATTGCCAGTAATTGTTTGGACGAGCAAAGGTTTAAAAACTTTCATGTCTTCTGCTTTTCATCACAATGACGATGGTCATGTGGTTGTAGAAAGAGGTGGTGTTAAGTTTGCTAAAATTCATAGTAAAATATATGAGTTAGATGCAGATGCTGAGCATGTAAAACTAGATGAAGCACACCACGCAACAAACGCACACAAAGTGTTGGATTTCTCAATCACTAAAAGTGTTTTCGGAATGTTATTCGCTGGATTACTAATGTTCTTAGGGTTTGGTTCTTTAGCTAAAGGATACAAAAAAGGAGCTATTCCAACAGGAGTTGGTCGTGTTCTTGAGCCTTTAGTATTATACGTAAGAGATGAAATCGCTAGACCAAATATTGGTGAGAAAAAATACAAGAAGTTTATGCCGTATTTATTAACGGTATTCTTCTTTATCTGGATATTAAATTTATTAGGATTAACTCCAATAGGATTTAACGTTACAGGTCAAATTGCAGTTACAATGTGTTTAGCATTATTTACTGCGATAATATATTTAACTAATGGTTCTAAAGATTTCTGGGCTCACACACTATGGATGCCAGGTGTACCAGTAGTATTAAGACCAATATTAGCAGTAATTGAATTAGTAGGGTTTGTTTTAATTAAGCCATTCTCGTTATTAGTTCGTTTATTTGCAAACATTACAGCAGGACACTTCGTAGTAATGAGTTTAATCGCTTTAATGATTGTTTTAAAGAAGGATTTTGGACCTATAGCTTCAACAGGAATGTCTTTTGTTTTAGCAACATTTATTATGGTAATTGAGGTATTAGTAGCGTTTTTACAAGCGTTTATCTTTACCATGTTATCTGCCCTATTCATCGGAATGGCAGTAGAAGAGCATGAACACGATCATGCACATCATTAA